A region of Catenibacterium mitsuokai DNA encodes the following proteins:
- the aroB gene encoding 3-dehydroquinate synthase produces MKLNVNLGKDSYPIYIEQGILNKAKELISQVFTGAKIVIVSDDNVFPLYGEQLVNQLKDSYEVSTVVIPHGETSKRFDILPSIYSQLLEAKITRTDLLIALGGGVIGDLAGFVASTYMRGIKFVQIPTSLLSQVDSSVGGKVAVDLPEGKNLVGAFKHPLLVLIDPLTLKTLDPHFITDGMGEVIKYGCIKDKALFDQLAHYKDFDDLYKDIDEIIYKCVDIKRDVVEKDLYDFGDRLCLNFGHTIGHSIEQHFHYEKYSHGEAVGIGMVAITRIAELKGLCEKGTTKRIEDALGHYNLPTQANVPTKELLKAIDLDKKNINSTLSFVLLKTIGEYYVHKDQKEMILEVEDI; encoded by the coding sequence ATGAAACTAAATGTGAACTTAGGAAAAGATAGTTACCCTATATATATTGAACAAGGTATTTTAAATAAAGCCAAAGAACTTATTTCTCAAGTCTTCACAGGTGCGAAAATCGTTATTGTCTCTGACGATAACGTTTTTCCACTTTATGGAGAACAGTTGGTCAATCAGTTAAAAGACTCTTACGAAGTCTCTACAGTCGTTATTCCTCATGGAGAAACATCTAAGAGATTTGATATTTTACCTTCTATCTATTCACAGTTATTAGAAGCTAAGATTACAAGAACTGATTTATTGATTGCGTTAGGTGGAGGTGTTATTGGTGATCTAGCAGGATTTGTGGCTAGTACTTATATGCGTGGTATTAAGTTTGTACAGATTCCTACTTCATTACTATCACAGGTAGACTCTTCAGTAGGGGGCAAGGTTGCCGTAGATTTACCAGAAGGAAAGAATTTAGTCGGTGCTTTTAAACATCCATTACTTGTTTTAATTGATCCATTAACACTTAAAACATTGGACCCTCATTTCATTACTGATGGTATGGGAGAAGTCATTAAGTATGGTTGTATAAAAGATAAAGCTTTATTTGATCAATTAGCACATTATAAGGATTTTGATGATCTTTACAAAGATATTGATGAAATTATTTATAAATGTGTAGATATCAAGAGAGATGTTGTAGAAAAGGATCTTTATGACTTTGGTGATCGTTTATGCTTGAACTTTGGTCATACAATTGGACACTCAATCGAGCAGCATTTCCATTACGAAAAGTATTCTCATGGTGAAGCAGTAGGTATTGGTATGGTGGCTATTACTCGTATCGCAGAACTTAAAGGATTATGTGAAAAAGGGACTACAAAACGTATAGAAGACGCATTAGGACATTATAACCTGCCTACTCAGGCTAATGTCCCTACAAAAGAACTACTTAAAGCTATTGATCTTGATAAGAAAAACATTAATTCAACACTATCTTTTGTTTTACTTAAAACAATAGGAGAGTATTATGTACATAAGGATCAGAAAGAGATGATTCTGGAAGTAGAGGACATATAA
- the aroF gene encoding 3-deoxy-7-phosphoheptulonate synthase, whose translation MIIVFKPKTSEEDVKKIQEKVEAKGLETHLVVGHDVTICGVIGDTTKVDPRDIEVSPSVEKVMRVEQPYKLANRAFHPEDTIVDVDGVKVGGGHMALIAGPCSVESEEQVIAIAKEVKAAGANMLRGGAFKPRTSPYAFQGLGSTGLDYLVAAKKETGLPIVSELMSADDIDEFNEKVDLVQIGARNMQNFTLLKEVGARVKKPILLKRGLSATYQEWIMSAEYIMASGNENVILCERGVRTFETYTRNTLDLQAIPVLRKMTHLPVIIDPSHAGGKWWLVEPMAKASVAAGCDGLLIEVHNDPEHALCDGAQSLKPEKYTKLISELREIGKVVGKEI comes from the coding sequence ATGATTATTGTATTCAAACCAAAAACAAGTGAAGAAGATGTAAAGAAGATTCAGGAAAAGGTAGAAGCGAAGGGATTAGAAACACATTTAGTAGTCGGTCATGATGTCACTATCTGTGGTGTAATCGGTGATACGACTAAAGTAGATCCTAGAGATATTGAAGTTTCACCTTCTGTAGAAAAAGTAATGAGAGTTGAACAGCCTTATAAATTAGCTAATCGTGCATTCCATCCAGAAGATACTATTGTGGATGTAGATGGTGTAAAAGTAGGTGGAGGCCATATGGCTCTTATTGCTGGTCCTTGTTCTGTAGAATCAGAAGAACAGGTTATTGCGATTGCGAAGGAAGTAAAAGCAGCTGGTGCTAATATGCTTAGAGGGGGTGCATTCAAGCCTAGAACATCTCCATATGCATTCCAGGGATTAGGTTCTACTGGTTTAGATTACTTAGTGGCTGCTAAGAAGGAAACAGGTTTACCAATCGTATCAGAACTTATGAGTGCTGATGATATTGATGAATTCAATGAAAAGGTAGACCTCGTTCAGATTGGTGCAAGAAACATGCAGAACTTCACTTTACTTAAGGAAGTAGGTGCAAGAGTCAAGAAGCCTATCCTATTAAAGAGAGGATTAAGTGCAACATATCAGGAATGGATCATGAGTGCAGAATATATCATGGCAAGTGGTAATGAGAATGTCATCCTATGTGAAAGAGGTGTAAGAACATTCGAAACATATACAAGAAACACTCTAGACTTACAGGCTATTCCAGTACTTAGAAAAATGACTCATCTTCCTGTAATCATTGACCCATCACATGCTGGTGGTAAATGGTGGTTAGTAGAACCAATGGCTAAGGCAAGTGTTGCAGCAGGATGTGATGGATTACTTATTGAAGTACATAATGATCCTGAACATGCATTATGTGATGGGGCTCAGTCATTAAAGCCTGAAAAATATACTAAACTTATTAGTGAACTAAGAGAAATCGGTAAAGTTGTTGGAAAGGAAATCTAA
- the aroC gene encoding chorismate synthase, with protein MSANWGHHIELSLFGESHGKAIGITIGNLPAGIKLDMDAVNKDMQRRAPGKNKMSTQRKEADEVEILSGVLDGYTTGAPLCGIIKNTSQHSKDYSYLKDNMRPGHSDYPAYIKYKGFNDVRGGGHFSGRLTAPIVFAGAIAKQILKEKGIYVGAHILSIKDVKDTHYPLNITPAYLEELNQKDYPVIHDDIYAQMQETIEEARKEGNSVGGKIECAVTGLPAGVGNPFFDSIEAHLSPLLFSIPAVKSVSFGDLDDITLLKGTEANDAYYYEGEEVKTSTNHNGGITGGISNGMPLLFTVGIKPTPSISLKQNTINVKTHENTELEIVGRHDPCIIPRAIVVVEAMAALGVLDMLEAL; from the coding sequence ATGAGTGCTAATTGGGGACATCATATCGAATTATCTTTATTTGGTGAAAGCCATGGGAAGGCTATTGGAATCACAATAGGTAATCTTCCTGCTGGTATTAAGCTAGACATGGATGCTGTTAATAAGGATATGCAAAGACGTGCTCCAGGTAAGAACAAAATGAGTACGCAAAGAAAAGAAGCAGACGAAGTAGAAATACTCAGTGGTGTTTTAGATGGCTATACAACAGGTGCACCACTTTGTGGCATCATTAAGAATACATCCCAGCATTCTAAGGATTATTCTTATTTGAAGGATAATATGCGTCCAGGACATTCAGATTATCCTGCTTATATTAAATACAAAGGATTTAATGATGTCAGAGGCGGAGGACACTTCTCTGGACGTCTCACAGCCCCTATTGTATTTGCAGGTGCTATCGCAAAACAGATTTTAAAAGAAAAAGGCATTTATGTCGGTGCACATATTCTATCTATTAAAGATGTGAAAGATACGCATTATCCACTAAATATTACTCCGGCTTACTTAGAAGAACTCAATCAGAAAGACTATCCTGTTATTCATGATGATATTTATGCACAGATGCAGGAAACAATTGAAGAAGCAAGAAAAGAAGGTAACAGTGTAGGTGGAAAGATTGAATGTGCTGTAACAGGACTACCAGCAGGAGTTGGAAATCCTTTCTTTGATAGTATTGAAGCCCATTTATCACCATTACTTTTCAGTATTCCTGCTGTAAAGTCAGTCTCATTTGGTGATCTAGATGATATTACTTTACTCAAAGGAACAGAGGCGAATGATGCTTACTATTATGAAGGAGAAGAAGTCAAGACTTCTACAAACCATAATGGTGGTATTACTGGTGGTATTTCTAATGGTATGCCATTATTATTTACAGTAGGCATTAAACCAACACCATCTATCTCTTTAAAACAGAATACAATCAATGTGAAAACACATGAAAATACAGAATTAGAAATTGTTGGAAGACATGATCCATGTATCATTCCTCGTGCAATTGTTGTTGTGGAAGCTATGGCAGCACTAGGTGTATTAGATATGCTGGAGGCGCTATGA
- a CDS encoding isopeptide-forming domain-containing fimbrial protein, which yields MKLFKKLASFILAFAMVMAIAMPSVVIAADDNGSITITGAKAKHTFEAYQIFAGKVSGNTLSDIKWGSGVSDEGKTKFGDAKEKAKTLNNDNSKVFAYEVSGYLTTPAASANTQDASGNYVISGLEPGYYLVKDKGPITGQDSYTKFILQVVGDKTVAVKNNVPESYKKVKDTNDTTGETTNWQDSADWDIGDKVPFQLTGTVASDYKEYKAAYQLVFHDTLSQGLTFDKNSVKVYTNDSTDPISADQYTVTYPATDGHTFDVTIKNVKALDGTVTKIRVEYEATLNEHAVIGSKGNPNIMHMEFSNNPNSSQGGEKGETPEDKVIVFTYKAIVNKKDSAKNPLTGAEFTLYKKVNGKYEKVTKVLGTENDGTIFTFTGLDDGEYKLVETKTPENYNTMDPIEFKIEASHDETSDNPQLKTLTGNKPNGEVLFTPSTAEGTLETDVINYKGSELPDTGGMGTTVLYAAGTLMILAAAAFLVMKKKAESK from the coding sequence ATGAAACTATTTAAAAAACTCGCAAGTTTCATACTTGCATTCGCAATGGTTATGGCAATTGCTATGCCATCAGTAGTAATAGCGGCTGATGATAATGGTTCTATTACTATTACAGGTGCTAAAGCTAAACATACTTTTGAAGCTTATCAGATTTTTGCTGGTAAAGTATCAGGCAATACACTTTCAGATATTAAATGGGGTAGTGGTGTTAGCGATGAAGGTAAAACAAAATTTGGAGATGCAAAGGAAAAAGCAAAAACATTAAATAATGACAATTCTAAAGTCTTCGCTTATGAAGTATCTGGATATTTAACAACTCCAGCAGCTAGTGCAAATACTCAAGATGCTTCTGGAAATTATGTAATTTCCGGACTAGAACCTGGCTATTATTTAGTAAAAGATAAAGGTCCAATTACAGGACAGGATTCTTATACTAAGTTTATTCTACAAGTTGTAGGTGATAAAACTGTAGCAGTGAAAAATAACGTTCCTGAATCTTACAAAAAGGTAAAGGATACAAATGATACTACAGGTGAAACAACAAACTGGCAGGATTCTGCTGACTGGGATATTGGTGACAAAGTTCCATTCCAGTTAACAGGTACTGTTGCAAGTGATTATAAAGAATATAAAGCTGCTTATCAGTTAGTATTCCATGATACTTTATCACAAGGTTTAACATTTGATAAAAATTCAGTTAAAGTATATACAAATGATAGTACTGATCCTATTTCTGCAGATCAGTATACGGTAACTTATCCTGCAACTGATGGACATACATTTGATGTAACTATTAAAAATGTTAAGGCTTTAGATGGTACAGTTACAAAGATTAGAGTTGAATATGAAGCAACTTTAAATGAACATGCTGTTATTGGCTCAAAAGGTAATCCAAATATAATGCATATGGAATTCTCTAATAACCCAAATAGTTCTCAGGGTGGAGAAAAAGGTGAAACACCTGAAGACAAAGTAATTGTATTCACTTATAAGGCAATTGTTAATAAAAAAGATTCTGCTAAAAATCCATTAACTGGTGCTGAATTCACTTTATATAAGAAAGTTAATGGAAAATATGAAAAAGTCACAAAAGTTTTAGGAACAGAAAATGATGGAACAATTTTCACATTTACTGGTTTAGATGATGGTGAGTATAAATTAGTAGAAACAAAAACTCCAGAAAACTATAACACTATGGATCCAATTGAATTCAAGATTGAAGCATCTCATGATGAAACAAGTGATAATCCACAATTAAAAACTTTAACTGGAAACAAACCAAATGGTGAAGTGTTATTTACACCTAGCACTGCTGAAGGAACATTAGAAACTGACGTAATCAACTACAAAGGTTCTGAACTTCCTGATACAGGTGGTATGGGTACTACAGTATTATATGCTGCAGGTACACTTATGATTCTTGCAGCTGCTGCATTCTTAGTAATGAAGAAAAAAGCAGAAAGTAAGTAA
- a CDS encoding Cna B-type domain-containing protein → MGKRLKKYILCFTVLLSVAVFNSFQVAAVNVNKKCSLTLNECISGLNVHLYRVASVSDDGSYHYTDAFKEAETNTNIQLDQLKTSEDLKNAAITLKGYAASQKALTKQATSSKVAYTGLKTGLYLIMTDNLELNGTTYTYLPYLISLPQGTSYDVSIDFTKYSKNPSHEYKIVKHWIDNGSKHPDKIYVELYNGSTYIKTIVLDAAHNYAYSWKSEQAMNYSIKEKSVKGYKGIVSSVCNDSKTEYIITNTSTDTPKKNSHVKTGDTTRINHWVTLLTVSGLFLIVLGRLFRHEKD, encoded by the coding sequence ATGGGGAAAAGATTAAAAAAATACATATTATGTTTTACAGTTCTACTGTCAGTCGCTGTGTTTAATTCATTCCAGGTAGCTGCTGTCAATGTTAATAAGAAATGCTCTTTGACACTCAATGAATGTATTTCAGGGTTAAATGTTCATTTGTATCGTGTCGCAAGTGTTTCGGATGATGGTAGTTATCATTACACCGATGCTTTCAAGGAAGCAGAAACAAATACAAATATTCAATTGGATCAGCTAAAAACAAGTGAAGACCTTAAAAATGCGGCTATCACATTAAAGGGATATGCGGCAAGTCAAAAAGCTCTCACTAAACAGGCAACTTCTTCTAAAGTTGCATATACAGGTCTTAAAACAGGACTCTATCTTATTATGACAGATAACTTAGAATTAAATGGAACAACTTATACCTATTTACCTTACTTGATTTCTTTACCACAGGGGACAAGTTATGATGTATCCATTGACTTTACAAAATATTCAAAGAATCCCTCTCATGAATATAAGATAGTGAAGCATTGGATTGATAATGGATCTAAACATCCAGACAAAATCTATGTAGAACTCTATAACGGTTCTACTTATATCAAGACAATCGTACTAGATGCTGCACATAATTATGCTTATTCATGGAAAAGTGAACAAGCTATGAATTACAGCATTAAAGAAAAGAGTGTCAAAGGTTATAAAGGTATTGTTTCTTCAGTATGTAATGATTCTAAGACTGAATATATTATCACTAATACAAGTACAGATACACCTAAGAAAAATTCTCATGTTAAAACCGGGGATACAACAAGAATCAATCATTGGGTGACATTATTAACTGTATCAGGATTATTCCTGATTGTATTAGGTAGACTATTTAGACATGAAAAAGATTAG
- a CDS encoding class C sortase codes for MTKKITNAFIALVFIMGLSLLIYPSFSNYWNQRHQTRAIAGYEEKVENLTDKQYQKLWNDATLYNTNLKQTLSTLNNQEKKIYESTLDVTGTGMMGYVEIPKINVSLPIYHGTDAEILQIAIGHIPGTSLPVGGESTHCVISGHRGLPSAQLFTDIDQLKKGDTFMLQVLDQTLYYEVDQIKTVLPTETDDLKIVEGQDYCTLMTCTPYGVNTHRLLVRGHRINKTNLRVRRDLVKADPVLIDVFWVVLAIIIAFIWYLTSIKKKYKER; via the coding sequence ATGACAAAGAAGATAACCAATGCATTTATAGCTTTAGTATTCATTATGGGGCTTTCCTTACTTATTTATCCTAGTTTCAGTAACTATTGGAATCAAAGACATCAAACAAGAGCTATTGCTGGATACGAAGAAAAGGTAGAAAACCTGACTGACAAACAATATCAAAAGCTCTGGAATGATGCCACTCTATACAATACAAACCTGAAACAAACACTCTCTACTTTGAACAATCAAGAGAAGAAAATATATGAGTCTACTCTTGATGTCACTGGTACAGGTATGATGGGTTATGTAGAAATCCCTAAGATTAATGTCTCTCTTCCTATATATCATGGAACAGATGCTGAAATCTTACAGATTGCGATAGGACATATCCCAGGTACTTCATTACCAGTAGGTGGAGAGAGTACACATTGTGTTATATCTGGACATAGAGGATTACCAAGTGCTCAGCTATTTACTGATATTGATCAGTTAAAAAAGGGTGATACCTTCATGCTTCAGGTATTAGATCAAACTCTTTATTATGAAGTTGATCAAATTAAAACAGTCCTTCCTACAGAAACAGATGACTTAAAGATAGTAGAAGGACAGGACTATTGTACTCTTATGACTTGCACGCCCTATGGTGTGAATACCCATAGATTGCTTGTAAGAGGACATCGTATCAATAAGACAAATCTAAGAGTAAGAAGAGATTTAGTCAAAGCAGATCCAGTACTCATTGATGTGTTCTGGGTAGTACTTGCAATTATTATTGCGTTTATCTGGTATTTAACATCAATCAAGAAAAAATATAAAGAAAGGTGA
- the aroA gene encoding 3-phosphoshikimate 1-carboxyvinyltransferase gives MTKITITPKTLQGTIAVPPSKSLAHRAIICAALAPGMSRISGIDYSEDIEATIEGMKALGAIIKQEGDTLIIDGSITLGLGRVEIDAHESGSTLRFLMPLSLVNFSRVHFVGKGKLGQRPLDVYYDIFDKQKIAYLRKDSERLDVILDGQLHSDIFEVPGNVSSQFISGLLFTLPLLQGDSLIKITTPLESKGYIDLTLDMLEKFGIEIINHDYQAFQIRGNQNYKPCDYNVEADFSQAAFYLVADLLGSDITLTNLNMHSSQGDRAILDIMEQMGGEIVETSAGIKVVCDKIKPATIDASQCPDLMPVVSVACGLAEGTSHIINAGRLRIKECDRLTASVELLKATGIDAVEEEDSMTITGSTSYNKAEVTSSNDHRMCMAEAILSTRANGPITIDDKDCVKKSYPGFFEDFKSLGGEYHEC, from the coding sequence ATGACAAAAATCACTATTACACCAAAAACACTTCAAGGAACAATTGCGGTTCCACCTTCTAAATCATTAGCCCATCGTGCTATTATCTGTGCAGCACTCGCACCAGGTATGAGCCGTATTAGTGGTATTGATTATTCAGAAGATATTGAAGCCACAATAGAAGGCATGAAAGCCTTAGGTGCGATTATTAAGCAGGAAGGCGATACTTTAATTATTGATGGTTCTATTACATTAGGACTTGGAAGAGTAGAAATAGATGCTCATGAATCAGGCTCTACATTACGTTTCCTTATGCCTTTATCACTCGTTAACTTTTCTCGTGTACACTTTGTCGGCAAAGGAAAACTCGGACAAAGACCACTTGATGTATACTATGATATCTTTGATAAACAAAAGATTGCCTATCTTAGAAAAGACTCAGAACGTTTAGATGTTATTCTAGATGGTCAGCTTCATTCAGATATATTTGAAGTACCAGGTAATGTTTCTTCACAATTTATCAGTGGATTGTTATTTACTTTACCTTTATTACAGGGTGATTCTTTAATTAAAATCACAACACCTTTAGAATCTAAAGGCTATATTGATTTAACACTTGATATGTTAGAAAAGTTTGGTATTGAAATCATTAATCATGATTATCAGGCATTCCAGATTCGTGGTAATCAGAACTATAAACCATGTGATTACAATGTAGAAGCAGACTTCTCACAAGCCGCTTTCTATCTAGTGGCTGATTTACTTGGCAGTGATATTACACTTACTAATCTTAATATGCACTCATCACAAGGTGATAGAGCTATTTTAGATATTATGGAACAGATGGGTGGAGAAATTGTAGAAACAAGTGCGGGTATTAAAGTGGTCTGCGATAAAATCAAACCAGCCACTATCGATGCTTCACAATGTCCAGACCTTATGCCTGTTGTATCAGTGGCTTGTGGTCTAGCAGAAGGGACATCACACATCATCAATGCAGGACGTTTACGTATTAAAGAATGTGACCGTTTAACTGCTTCTGTAGAACTATTAAAAGCGACTGGTATAGATGCAGTTGAAGAAGAAGACAGTATGACTATTACTGGATCAACTTCTTACAACAAAGCAGAAGTGACAAGTTCTAATGATCATCGTATGTGTATGGCTGAAGCTATTTTATCTACACGTGCCAATGGTCCAATTACTATTGATGATAAGGATTGTGTAAAGAAGAGTTATCCAGGCTTCTTTGAAGACTTCAAGTCACTAGGTGGTGAGTACCATGAGTGCTAA